One window from the genome of Rufibacter tibetensis encodes:
- a CDS encoding BlaI/MecI/CopY family transcriptional regulator, producing MSENEAPLKPTETELEILQILWQHGPSTVRFVNEEQSKAKETGYTTTLKLLQIMHEKNLVSRDEESRSHVYQAAVTEEETQQHLLGRFLDTTFRGSAMKLVMQALGNHRTTPDELNQIRHLLKKLEDDSNADS from the coding sequence ATGAGTGAGAACGAAGCCCCTTTAAAACCCACCGAGACCGAACTGGAAATCCTGCAGATCTTGTGGCAGCACGGCCCCAGCACCGTTCGGTTTGTAAACGAAGAGCAGAGCAAAGCCAAAGAAACCGGGTACACCACTACTTTAAAACTGCTGCAGATCATGCACGAGAAGAACCTGGTTTCCCGCGATGAGGAAAGCCGCTCGCATGTGTACCAGGCCGCCGTAACCGAAGAAGAAACCCAACAGCACCTCCTGGGCCGCTTCCTGGATACTACCTTCCGGGGCTCGGCCATGAAATTGGTGATGCAAGCCTTAGGCAACCACCGCACCACCCCAGATGAATTAAATCAAATCCGCCACCTATTGAAGAAACTGGAAGATGACTCAAACGCTGATTCATGA
- a CDS encoding DUF481 domain-containing protein produces MFSSLRSSFLGFLLLFLTFSASAQILNVEKARVEKDSSHYFTGKLGVNLNLFNRATGKEGKTDHFVGITGNGNLGYVSEHNTYLLLASYNYVRLKGETQVETGYVHGRVTFRRKARLSYETYSQAQYDYNRGLELRMLVGTGIRYAVVQKENIRFNLGTGVMYEHERWRNMEENRYIEKDIPKLSSYASIRLPLNPHLELSTIHYYQVGYDQPAGMSRHRFSGDISIITKINNRFQLTTNFSHTYENRPIVPIPNYLYSLTNGIQLSF; encoded by the coding sequence ATGTTTTCTTCTCTTCGTAGTTCTTTTCTTGGTTTCCTTCTGCTGTTTTTAACCTTTTCAGCCTCAGCCCAAATCCTGAATGTGGAAAAAGCCCGGGTAGAAAAAGATTCCTCCCACTACTTTACCGGCAAGCTGGGCGTAAACCTGAACCTGTTCAACCGGGCTACTGGCAAGGAAGGTAAAACCGACCATTTTGTAGGAATTACGGGGAACGGTAACCTTGGCTACGTATCTGAGCACAATACTTACCTGTTGCTGGCCTCCTACAATTATGTCAGGTTGAAAGGCGAAACTCAGGTGGAAACCGGCTATGTGCACGGGCGTGTCACCTTCAGACGGAAGGCTCGTCTGTCTTATGAAACCTATTCTCAAGCTCAATATGACTACAACCGAGGCTTGGAACTAAGAATGCTGGTGGGCACCGGCATCAGGTATGCCGTGGTTCAGAAAGAGAACATCCGGTTCAATTTAGGTACTGGTGTCATGTACGAGCATGAACGCTGGCGAAACATGGAGGAAAACCGATACATTGAAAAAGACATTCCTAAACTTTCTTCTTACGCCAGCATCCGGTTGCCCCTGAATCCACACCTGGAGTTGAGCACCATCCATTATTACCAGGTAGGCTATGACCAACCAGCCGGCATGAGCAGGCACCGGTTCAGCGGCGATATATCTATTATCACCAAGATCAACAACCGCTTTCAGCTCACCACCAACTTCTCCCACACCTACGAGAACCGCCCCATTGTCCCCATCCCCAATTACCTCTACAGCCTCACCAACGGCATCCAGCTGAGTTTCTAA
- a CDS encoding OmpP1/FadL family transporter produces the protein MKSKFLAFLGSAMLTAGVAQAGGFQANLQGQKQIGMGHTGTGLALDHSSIFFNPGALAHLRQNGIQLGVSALSAKIAYREPSPGFSEAMTDNPISTPFQVYASFGKEESPLRYGIGVYTPYGSSVNWGRNWQGRFGLNELTLKTIFIQPTISYRISDKLGFGAGFVYAIGNVNLQRSIPLQNANYFESGVELDGATSGFGYNLGVYFKPSEKLSFGLTYRSKVEMEIEGGDVTFSLPNSPVVTSQFQATKFDAKLPLPANITLGIGFKPTEALTIAVDVQRVQWSAYKSLRFDYNAPVRGENFTEGSRNYEDVFIYRVGAQYQLSDILTLRAGAYYDKSPVQAGYLTPETPDADSRGVSAGLTLALSEKVDLDASFLYINKKERTDAANLSGGVAGTFKSVAYIPGVGINYKF, from the coding sequence ATGAAAAGTAAATTTTTGGCCTTTCTGGGTAGTGCTATGCTTACAGCAGGCGTTGCCCAAGCGGGGGGCTTTCAGGCCAACCTTCAAGGGCAAAAGCAGATAGGAATGGGGCATACGGGTACAGGTCTGGCCTTGGACCACAGCAGTATCTTTTTCAACCCAGGCGCTTTGGCTCATCTTCGGCAAAATGGAATCCAGTTAGGGGTAAGCGCTTTGAGTGCGAAAATAGCTTACAGAGAACCTTCTCCGGGCTTCTCAGAAGCCATGACAGACAACCCCATCAGTACTCCGTTTCAGGTGTATGCCTCTTTTGGAAAAGAGGAGAGCCCGCTCCGTTACGGTATTGGCGTGTACACGCCCTATGGTTCTTCGGTGAACTGGGGAAGAAACTGGCAAGGACGTTTTGGGTTAAATGAATTGACGCTGAAGACCATTTTCATACAGCCTACTATCAGCTACCGTATTTCAGACAAGCTGGGTTTTGGAGCCGGTTTCGTGTACGCTATAGGCAATGTGAACCTGCAAAGAAGTATTCCGTTGCAAAATGCAAACTATTTTGAGAGCGGCGTGGAACTGGACGGAGCGACAAGCGGCTTTGGATACAACCTGGGCGTGTACTTCAAACCTTCTGAAAAGCTTTCCTTTGGCCTTACCTACCGCTCCAAGGTAGAAATGGAAATAGAAGGTGGTGATGTGACCTTCAGCCTTCCAAACTCACCAGTGGTGACAAGCCAGTTTCAGGCAACTAAGTTTGACGCCAAACTTCCGTTACCGGCCAACATCACCCTAGGGATCGGGTTTAAACCCACCGAGGCTCTTACCATTGCCGTTGATGTGCAGCGTGTACAATGGAGCGCTTACAAATCATTGCGCTTTGACTACAATGCTCCCGTACGGGGAGAGAACTTTACCGAAGGTTCCCGCAACTATGAAGACGTGTTCATTTACCGGGTTGGAGCGCAGTACCAGCTTTCTGATATCTTAACCTTACGCGCTGGTGCCTATTATGACAAATCTCCGGTACAGGCCGGTTACCTCACTCCAGAAACCCCAGACGCTGACTCAAGAGGCGTATCTGCCGGTTTAACCCTAGCCCTGAGCGAAAAGGTAGACCTTGACGCTTCTTTCCTGTACATCAACAAAAAAGAACGCACAGACGCAGCTAACCTGTCTGGTGGCGTAGCTGGTACATTCAAATCAGTAGCCTACATTCCGGGTGTTGGCATCAATTACAAGTTTTAA
- a CDS encoding cyanophycinase, with product MQTPKGTLIALGGGDDDGLISLIRSEICSINSNIEVITTATLEPMESGQAYKEAFEELGCNSVRFMHIDEDNEADKPENLERIAQAEVIFFTGGNQLRLKEFLAGTQLHHLMQTRYHEEEITIAGTSAGAAAMSNRMIYEGYGYYSLMKGEVKTTDGLSFIQNVFIDTHFTERGRFGRLAHAVSKRPQFIGIGLGEETGIIIKGGQHVEVFGNGVVTIMDSSHVRYSNLEEVEEGEPIAVENLIMHLLVEGHEYCIPDRVFRKLSQKKRKTASNT from the coding sequence ATGCAAACACCTAAAGGAACTCTGATAGCACTAGGCGGGGGCGATGATGATGGCCTGATAAGCCTCATCCGCTCTGAGATCTGTAGCATCAATTCAAATATTGAGGTAATTACCACGGCCACCCTGGAACCTATGGAGTCTGGGCAGGCCTACAAGGAGGCATTTGAGGAACTGGGCTGCAACAGCGTGCGCTTTATGCACATTGACGAAGACAACGAAGCCGACAAACCCGAGAACCTGGAGCGCATTGCCCAGGCCGAGGTAATCTTCTTCACCGGCGGAAACCAGTTGCGGCTAAAAGAATTCTTGGCCGGCACCCAGCTGCACCACCTCATGCAAACCCGGTACCACGAAGAGGAAATCACCATAGCCGGAACTAGTGCCGGAGCCGCCGCCATGTCTAACCGCATGATTTACGAGGGCTACGGGTATTACTCCCTGATGAAAGGCGAGGTCAAGACGACTGACGGGCTATCTTTTATCCAGAACGTGTTCATTGACACCCATTTTACGGAACGGGGCCGCTTTGGGCGCCTGGCGCACGCCGTTTCTAAACGTCCTCAGTTTATTGGCATTGGGCTGGGAGAAGAAACGGGTATCATTATCAAAGGCGGGCAGCACGTGGAAGTTTTCGGGAATGGAGTGGTCACCATCATGGACAGTTCGCACGTGCGTTATTCTAACTTAGAGGAGGTAGAGGAAGGTGAACCTATTGCCGTGGAGAACCTCATCATGCACCTGTTGGTAGAAGGCCATGAGTACTGCATTCCTGACCGCGTTTTCCGGAAGCTTTCTCAAAAGAAGCGCAAAACCGCCAGCAACACTTAA
- a CDS encoding NAD(P)/FAD-dependent oxidoreductase: protein MYDVLIVGGGPAGLSAAMLLGRCMRKVALFDSGEYRNHYAHNMNGFISRDGTPPQEFLRMGREDLEKYEVEFKHKRIVQVTKEGDMFKATDEEDQVYLSRKVLLATGLCDRWPEIPGAEPFYGGSIHHCPYCDGFESKNKPLAAYGKNRDAVGLSLSLKTWSSDVMLFTDGTNRLTREDRELLARNKVQINTAGIERVEGEGKHMSRIVLKNGQVENREVMFFSTGSDQRSDLARQLQCDFTSKGVVKTYKHQQTNVPGLYVAGDAARDMQLVIVAAAEGTKAGVAINMELQKEFRL, encoded by the coding sequence ATGTATGACGTATTAATTGTTGGAGGGGGTCCGGCCGGACTAAGTGCAGCTATGTTGCTGGGGCGTTGCATGCGTAAGGTAGCCTTGTTTGATTCAGGCGAATACCGGAACCATTACGCCCATAACATGAACGGTTTTATAAGCCGTGACGGAACTCCACCACAAGAGTTTTTGCGCATGGGGCGCGAGGACCTGGAGAAGTATGAAGTAGAGTTCAAGCATAAACGCATTGTACAGGTCACCAAAGAAGGAGATATGTTTAAAGCCACCGACGAGGAGGACCAGGTGTACCTGTCCAGAAAGGTGCTATTAGCTACTGGTTTGTGTGACCGGTGGCCTGAAATACCTGGGGCAGAACCTTTCTACGGAGGCAGCATTCACCACTGCCCGTACTGTGACGGGTTTGAGTCAAAGAATAAGCCCTTGGCCGCTTACGGCAAAAACCGTGATGCCGTGGGGCTTTCCTTGTCACTTAAAACCTGGAGCAGTGACGTAATGCTGTTCACAGACGGCACCAACCGCCTCACCCGTGAAGACCGCGAGCTCCTGGCCCGTAACAAAGTGCAGATCAACACCGCAGGTATTGAACGGGTAGAAGGCGAAGGCAAGCACATGTCACGCATTGTGCTCAAGAACGGGCAGGTAGAAAACCGGGAGGTGATGTTCTTTTCCACAGGATCAGACCAACGCTCAGACCTGGCCCGCCAACTGCAGTGTGATTTCACCAGCAAAGGCGTGGTGAAAACCTATAAACACCAGCAAACCAATGTGCCAGGCTTATATGTGGCCGGTGATGCCGCCCGAGACATGCAGCTAGTAATAGTAGCCGCCGCTGAAGGTACCAAAGCTGGAGTAGCCATTAACATGGAACTGCAGAAGGAGTTCAGACTGTAA
- a CDS encoding MBL fold metallo-hydrolase, with amino-acid sequence MKIEQIEDKGLSHFSYIIMSDAEIAVIDPARDPRPYEEFAMVHDARIIAVIETHPHADFVSGHVELSEAKQAPIYVSKRAGAKYKHTPFDEGDELRIGEITLQAINTPGHSPDSISILLRDENGKEHAIFTGDSLFIGDVGRPDLRENVGNETAAREELARQMYHTTREKLMNLPDEVLVYPAHGAGSLCGKAISEAKSSTIGDEKRTNPALQEMTEEAFVSFINQDQPFVPKYFEYAVRLNRRGAPKFQSAIKQVPIIAPDHRRHKDALIIDTRPEDRFKQGHLPTAINLQDGPKFETWLGSIVAPEEKFYLLSEDEENLKELIERTARIGYEPFILGALPVPPAGSEKSPVLDIEHFRSNPEAYTILDVRNSNEIEEQRVFANAVEMPLHQLRERINEIPVDKPIVVHCAGGYRSAAGASIIGQAITEVPVYDLGSAITQFNSPR; translated from the coding sequence ATGAAAATCGAGCAAATAGAAGACAAGGGCCTGTCCCATTTTTCTTACATCATCATGAGTGATGCGGAAATTGCCGTCATTGATCCTGCGCGTGACCCAAGACCCTACGAGGAGTTTGCCATGGTGCATGACGCCAGGATTATTGCCGTGATAGAAACGCATCCGCACGCCGATTTTGTGAGCGGGCACGTGGAACTGTCAGAGGCAAAGCAGGCGCCCATTTACGTGAGCAAACGCGCTGGGGCCAAGTACAAGCACACGCCCTTTGATGAAGGAGATGAACTGAGAATTGGTGAAATAACCCTGCAGGCGATAAATACGCCCGGGCATTCACCGGATAGTATCTCTATTTTGCTGCGCGATGAAAACGGAAAGGAACACGCCATCTTCACCGGAGATTCGCTCTTCATAGGCGATGTGGGCCGACCAGACTTGCGGGAGAATGTAGGCAACGAGACCGCGGCCCGCGAAGAACTGGCCCGGCAGATGTACCACACCACCCGAGAGAAGTTGATGAACCTGCCCGATGAGGTGCTGGTGTACCCTGCGCATGGCGCCGGGAGCCTCTGCGGAAAAGCGATCAGCGAAGCCAAATCCAGTACCATTGGGGACGAAAAGCGCACCAACCCCGCCCTCCAGGAGATGACCGAAGAGGCGTTCGTTTCTTTCATTAACCAGGATCAGCCGTTTGTACCCAAGTACTTTGAGTATGCTGTCAGGCTAAACCGCCGGGGGGCGCCCAAGTTCCAGTCGGCTATCAAACAAGTGCCCATCATTGCCCCCGATCATAGAAGGCACAAAGACGCATTGATCATTGACACTCGGCCTGAAGACCGCTTTAAGCAAGGGCATTTACCCACGGCCATCAACCTGCAGGACGGGCCAAAGTTTGAAACATGGCTAGGTTCTATTGTGGCACCCGAAGAAAAGTTTTACCTCTTGAGTGAAGACGAGGAAAACCTTAAGGAACTGATTGAACGGACTGCCCGCATTGGCTATGAACCTTTCATTCTGGGGGCTTTGCCCGTGCCTCCGGCCGGGTCAGAAAAGTCGCCTGTATTAGACATAGAACACTTCAGGAGCAATCCTGAGGCTTATACCATCTTAGATGTCAGGAACTCGAATGAAATAGAGGAGCAGCGGGTTTTCGCTAACGCCGTTGAAATGCCCCTGCACCAATTGAGGGAGCGGATAAATGAGATTCCCGTGGACAAACCCATTGTAGTACATTGTGCCGGAGGATACCGGTCGGCGGCGGGAGCCAGCATCATTGGGCAAGCCATCACAGAAGTGCCGGTGTATGACTTAGGCAGTGCCATTACCCAATTTAACTCTCCCCGATAA
- the arfB gene encoding alternative ribosome rescue aminoacyl-tRNA hydrolase ArfB, giving the protein MLPDLTPELTFQTSRSSGPGGQNVNKVASRVEVWFSIESSALLTQEQKDLLLEKLAPRLNKESFLHLASQEDRSQLANKELVVQKLYEVLEQALHRPKPRKKTRPSKAAVQKRLLAKQKHGQKKANRRAAGGEE; this is encoded by the coding sequence ATGCTTCCAGATTTAACCCCAGAATTGACATTCCAGACGTCGCGCAGCAGTGGCCCCGGCGGACAAAACGTGAATAAAGTAGCCAGTAGGGTAGAAGTCTGGTTTTCTATTGAGAGTTCGGCGCTCCTGACGCAGGAACAGAAAGACCTTTTGCTGGAGAAACTTGCGCCTCGCCTGAACAAGGAAAGCTTTTTACATTTGGCGAGCCAGGAAGACCGGAGCCAATTAGCCAACAAGGAACTGGTAGTGCAGAAGCTGTATGAGGTATTGGAGCAGGCTCTGCACCGCCCCAAACCTCGAAAAAAGACCAGGCCTTCTAAAGCTGCGGTGCAAAAGCGTTTATTAGCGAAGCAGAAGCATGGGCAGAAAAAAGCAAACCGTCGGGCTGCGGGCGGAGAAGAATGA